The following are encoded in a window of Geobacter metallireducens GS-15 genomic DNA:
- a CDS encoding tetratricopeptide repeat protein, with product MIERTKNIIANVTVIAVISLLLIGGNTWWRQRTQFQRGEAALAARDYLAAISGYEAAIHMYTPGSSLVENSARRLWDMGGEFERAGDLERALIAYRSLRSSFYAARWLAQPGEEWIEGCDRKIAEILGRQGYPPPAPR from the coding sequence GTGATCGAACGGACCAAGAACATCATTGCCAACGTGACGGTGATCGCCGTCATTTCCCTCCTCCTCATCGGGGGTAATACCTGGTGGCGGCAGCGGACCCAGTTCCAGCGGGGAGAAGCTGCCCTGGCGGCCCGTGATTACCTGGCCGCCATTTCCGGGTACGAGGCTGCAATCCACATGTATACCCCGGGGAGCTCCCTGGTGGAGAACTCGGCCCGGCGCCTCTGGGATATGGGGGGCGAATTCGAGCGGGCCGGCGACCTGGAGCGGGCCCTCATTGCCTACCGGTCGCTCCGGAGCTCCTTCTACGCGGCCCGGTGGCTCGCGCAGCCGGGGGAGGAGTGGATCGAGGGGTGCGATCGGAAGATCGCGGAGATTCTCGGACGGCAGGGGTACCCCCCTCCCGCCCCGAGGTAG
- a CDS encoding ribonuclease J, with amino-acid sequence METDQNQPAGLRVIPLGGVGEIGLNMMVYEYGDDIIVADCGLMFPEPHMLGIDIVIPDITYLRERADRVRGIFLTHGHEDHIGALPYVLPELPVPIFGTALTLGFVREKLKEFDLDSSTDLSVVKPRESVTVGPFKVEFIRVSHSIVDGCALAIRTPEGVVIHTGDFKIDQTPVDGELTDLASFARYGSEGVLALFSDSTNVERQGYTLSERLVGEAFDEIFPRCPGRIIVAAFSSNIHRVQQAVESAARCGRKVLLNGRSMIANVAIARQLGYLRIPDDVLIDLREMPRLPPEQVCMITTGSQGEPMSALTRIAMDDHKQIKLEKGDTVILSSRFIPGNEKTISDLINHLYRRGAEVFHEKVSEVHVSGHASREELKLMINLVRPKFFVPVHGEYRHLVKHSRLAQRVGVPEERCLVVENGAVIRFADGAAEVAGSVANGRVFIDGKGIGDVGAVVLKDRKHLSEDGMVVVIISINPQTGEILYGPDIVSRGFVFEDESQEYLDETKKIVLDLLAGMSPEVLKDWNEVKQEVRRILRRFFNKTIERRPVILPLIIEM; translated from the coding sequence ATGGAAACTGATCAGAACCAACCCGCCGGCCTGCGCGTCATCCCCCTGGGGGGGGTGGGGGAGATCGGCCTCAACATGATGGTCTACGAGTACGGCGACGACATCATCGTGGCCGACTGCGGACTCATGTTCCCCGAGCCCCACATGCTCGGCATCGATATCGTCATCCCCGACATCACCTACCTGCGTGAGCGGGCCGACCGGGTGCGGGGGATCTTCCTGACCCATGGCCATGAAGACCACATCGGCGCCCTTCCCTACGTCCTTCCCGAGCTTCCCGTTCCCATTTTCGGCACAGCCCTCACTCTCGGCTTCGTGCGGGAGAAACTGAAGGAGTTCGACCTCGACAGCTCCACGGACCTGAGCGTGGTGAAGCCTCGGGAGTCGGTAACCGTCGGCCCCTTCAAGGTGGAGTTCATCCGGGTCTCCCACTCCATTGTTGACGGCTGCGCCCTGGCGATCCGCACCCCCGAGGGGGTGGTGATCCACACCGGCGACTTCAAGATCGACCAGACCCCTGTTGATGGCGAGCTGACTGACCTGGCCTCCTTTGCCCGCTACGGCTCCGAGGGGGTCCTGGCGCTCTTCTCCGACTCCACCAACGTGGAACGGCAGGGGTACACCCTGTCGGAGCGGCTGGTGGGGGAGGCCTTTGACGAGATATTTCCCCGCTGTCCGGGGCGGATCATCGTGGCGGCTTTCTCCAGCAACATCCACCGGGTGCAGCAGGCGGTGGAGTCCGCGGCCCGCTGCGGTCGCAAGGTGCTCCTGAACGGCCGCTCCATGATCGCCAACGTGGCCATTGCCCGGCAGCTGGGGTACCTGCGTATCCCCGACGATGTGCTGATCGACCTTCGGGAGATGCCGCGCCTGCCGCCGGAGCAGGTCTGCATGATCACTACCGGTTCCCAGGGAGAGCCCATGAGCGCCCTGACCCGCATCGCCATGGACGACCACAAGCAGATCAAGCTGGAGAAGGGGGACACGGTGATCCTCTCCTCCCGCTTCATCCCCGGGAACGAGAAGACCATCTCCGACCTCATCAACCACCTTTACCGCCGGGGGGCCGAGGTCTTTCACGAGAAGGTGTCCGAGGTGCACGTGTCGGGCCATGCCTCCCGGGAGGAGCTGAAGTTGATGATCAACCTGGTGCGGCCCAAATTTTTCGTGCCGGTCCATGGCGAGTACCGGCACCTGGTGAAGCATTCCCGGCTGGCCCAGCGGGTGGGGGTCCCGGAGGAGCGCTGCCTCGTGGTTGAGAACGGTGCAGTGATCCGCTTCGCCGACGGAGCGGCCGAGGTGGCCGGCAGCGTCGCGAACGGCCGGGTATTCATCGACGGCAAGGGGATCGGCGACGTGGGGGCGGTGGTCCTCAAGGACCGCAAGCACCTCTCCGAGGACGGAATGGTGGTGGTCATCATCTCCATCAACCCCCAGACGGGCGAGATTCTCTATGGTCCCGACATCGTCTCCCGCGGGTTCGTTTTCGAGGACGAGAGCCAGGAGTACCTGGATGAAACGAAGAAGATAGTCCTGGACCTCCTGGCCGGGATGTCGCCGGAAGTCCTCAAGGACTGGAACGAGGTGAAGCAGGAAGTGCGGCGCATCCTGAGACGTTTCTTCAACAAGACCATTGAGCGGCGGCCAGTGATCCTGCCGCTGATTATAGAGATGTAG
- a CDS encoding DNA translocase FtsK: MDEQIDKKEKLKKEIQGMALGALGLFILIALVSFNAGDPSSNTYNSETGVHNFGGRLGAELSDLLIQIVGLASYAVPTGLLYLSYKLLRFKELRWKNYKAFAFITLLISLSSLFGFFKPDTVFLGQKVLTGGAVGTKTATFLKTYFGIPGAILIILPLLAASAMVLSRFSFVLFADWWFANLKERWARRRERQELNRQLLDTGEKAEKKKSPEIKPVHVAVPPPPPVQKKEEKKEKAKIAPLQEAFDFIKAEGDHRTPPLSLLDTPPQTEKRLDRDILTMNARLLEKKFKDFGIDGEVVEICPGPVITMFEFAPGPGIKVSRIASLSDDLSMALQSMSIRIVAPIPGKGVVGIEIPNRERETVFLKEIFNGEEFHGSKMKLPLALGKDIAGAPVVTDLAKMPHLLVAGATGSGKSVSINTMILSLLYTATPKDVRVIMVDPKMLELSIYEGIPHLLLPVVTNPKKASLALKWAVEEMGRRYRLMADKGVRNIGSYNQCLEKEEKEAEELKAQGTVVLEDVVDESPDDEEAIQQFLAKQEELEHGHLPYIVVIVDELADLMMVAGREIEESIARLAQMARAAGIHLILATQRPSVDVITGLIKANFPARISFQVSSKIDSRTILDTNGAESLLGAGDMLFLPPGTAKMQRVHGAFVSDAEVQRVVDFLKKQGKPVYDKSILEMKEESGSGSGDDEDMVDERYDDAVALVAETRQASISMVQRRLRIGYNRAARIIERMEQEGIVGPSDGTSKPREVFINKI; the protein is encoded by the coding sequence ATGGACGAACAGATCGACAAGAAAGAAAAACTGAAGAAGGAGATCCAGGGGATGGCCCTCGGCGCGCTGGGGCTCTTCATCCTCATTGCCCTTGTGTCGTTCAATGCCGGCGACCCCTCGTCAAATACGTACAATTCCGAAACAGGGGTTCACAATTTCGGCGGCAGATTGGGAGCGGAGCTTTCCGACCTTCTCATCCAGATCGTTGGGCTTGCCTCTTATGCTGTCCCAACGGGTCTGCTGTATCTTTCGTACAAACTTCTCCGCTTTAAGGAGTTGCGTTGGAAAAATTATAAAGCGTTTGCCTTTATTACGCTGTTGATCTCATTGTCGTCGTTGTTCGGATTTTTTAAGCCCGACACGGTCTTTCTTGGTCAAAAAGTCCTCACCGGCGGTGCCGTTGGGACTAAGACGGCAACGTTCCTCAAGACCTACTTCGGCATCCCCGGAGCCATCCTTATCATCCTCCCCCTCCTGGCCGCTTCGGCCATGGTCCTGTCCCGCTTCTCCTTCGTCCTCTTCGCCGACTGGTGGTTCGCGAACCTGAAGGAGCGCTGGGCCCGACGTCGGGAGCGGCAGGAGCTGAACCGCCAGCTCCTCGATACGGGGGAGAAGGCCGAGAAGAAAAAATCACCGGAAATCAAGCCGGTCCACGTGGCGGTTCCCCCTCCGCCGCCGGTCCAGAAAAAAGAGGAGAAGAAGGAAAAGGCCAAGATCGCCCCACTCCAGGAGGCCTTCGACTTCATCAAGGCGGAGGGGGACCACCGCACTCCGCCGCTCTCGCTCCTCGATACCCCTCCCCAGACCGAGAAGCGCCTCGACCGCGACATCCTCACCATGAACGCCCGGCTTCTGGAGAAGAAGTTCAAGGATTTCGGCATCGACGGCGAGGTGGTGGAGATCTGCCCCGGCCCGGTGATCACCATGTTCGAGTTCGCCCCGGGCCCCGGCATCAAGGTGAGTCGCATAGCCTCCCTCTCCGACGACCTCTCCATGGCGCTCCAGTCCATGTCGATCCGGATCGTGGCCCCCATTCCCGGCAAGGGGGTGGTGGGGATCGAGATCCCGAACCGGGAGCGGGAGACGGTCTTTCTTAAGGAGATTTTCAACGGCGAGGAGTTCCACGGCAGCAAGATGAAGCTGCCGCTCGCTCTCGGCAAAGACATCGCCGGCGCCCCGGTCGTGACCGATCTGGCCAAAATGCCCCACCTCCTGGTGGCCGGCGCCACCGGATCGGGAAAGTCCGTATCCATCAACACCATGATCCTGTCGCTCCTCTATACCGCTACCCCCAAGGACGTGCGGGTCATCATGGTGGACCCGAAGATGCTGGAACTTTCCATCTACGAGGGGATCCCGCACCTGCTTCTTCCCGTTGTCACCAACCCCAAGAAGGCATCCCTGGCGCTGAAGTGGGCCGTGGAGGAGATGGGGCGTCGCTACCGCCTCATGGCCGACAAGGGGGTGCGGAACATCGGCTCCTACAACCAGTGCCTCGAAAAGGAGGAGAAGGAGGCCGAGGAGCTCAAGGCCCAGGGGACCGTTGTGCTGGAAGACGTGGTGGACGAGTCCCCGGACGACGAGGAGGCGATCCAGCAGTTCCTGGCCAAGCAGGAGGAGCTGGAGCACGGGCACCTGCCGTACATCGTCGTCATCGTGGACGAACTGGCGGACCTCATGATGGTGGCCGGCCGGGAGATCGAGGAGTCCATCGCACGCCTGGCCCAGATGGCCCGGGCCGCCGGCATCCATCTCATCCTCGCCACGCAGCGGCCGTCGGTGGACGTCATCACCGGCCTCATCAAGGCCAACTTCCCGGCCCGGATCTCCTTCCAGGTCTCCTCCAAAATCGACTCCCGGACCATCCTCGACACCAACGGCGCCGAGTCGCTCCTGGGGGCCGGCGACATGCTCTTCCTTCCCCCGGGAACCGCCAAGATGCAGCGGGTCCACGGGGCCTTCGTTTCCGACGCCGAGGTGCAGCGGGTGGTGGACTTCCTCAAGAAGCAGGGGAAGCCGGTCTACGACAAGTCGATCCTGGAGATGAAGGAAGAGAGCGGCTCCGGCAGCGGCGACGACGAGGATATGGTGGACGAGCGGTACGATGACGCCGTGGCCCTGGTGGCCGAGACGCGCCAGGCCTCCATCTCCATGGTCCAGCGGCGGCTGCGGATCGGCTACAACCGCGCCGCGAGAATCATCGAGCGGATGGAGCAGGAGGGGATCGTCGGCCCAAGCGACGGGACCAGCAAGCCACGGGAAGTCTTCATCAACAAGATCTGA
- a CDS encoding MATE family efflux transporter, with translation MTEYPLPLFILNLILTLVDAAIGYHVAPMIMRRFTPDPETAELSVRGMRTMLGGVVALYMFFNCLGYFRQNGVMLMVVTAVVVVDMVAQLVVRRKIGKG, from the coding sequence ATGACAGAGTACCCTCTCCCCCTTTTTATCCTCAATCTCATCCTCACCCTTGTCGATGCCGCCATCGGCTACCACGTGGCGCCGATGATCATGCGCCGCTTCACCCCCGACCCGGAGACGGCGGAGCTGTCGGTGCGGGGGATGCGGACCATGCTCGGCGGGGTGGTGGCTCTCTACATGTTTTTCAACTGTCTCGGGTACTTCCGGCAGAACGGCGTCATGCTCATGGTAGTGACCGCCGTCGTGGTGGTGGATATGGTGGCGCAGTTGGTGGTGCGGCGAAAGATCGGGAAGGGGTAG
- a CDS encoding 4Fe-4S dicluster domain-containing protein, translating into MLKALFARRHQGHRTIAYPAGPAQLPELFRGAPFLDPEMCPGGCADCANACPHGAITAGTGDQGPGTGKTLALDMGKCLFCPECAGACPHGAISFTGDHRLAVNRREDLIVRSGEVRRLAPPLDATRQFLFSHSLKLREVSAGGCNACEADTNVLSTVGFDLGRFGIQFVASPRHADGIFITGPVTENMHLALLKTWEAIPEPKIAIAAGACAINGGPFIDSPDVHNGADGLIPIDLYIPGCPPHPLTILDGLLRILGRLEE; encoded by the coding sequence ATGCTCAAGGCACTCTTTGCCAGACGTCACCAGGGACACCGAACCATCGCCTACCCCGCTGGGCCGGCGCAACTGCCGGAACTCTTCCGGGGGGCCCCCTTCCTGGATCCGGAAATGTGTCCCGGCGGGTGCGCCGACTGTGCCAACGCCTGTCCTCATGGCGCCATAACGGCCGGGACCGGGGACCAGGGACCGGGGACCGGGAAAACCCTCGCCCTCGACATGGGGAAATGCCTCTTCTGCCCTGAATGCGCCGGCGCCTGCCCCCACGGCGCCATCTCTTTCACTGGCGATCACCGGCTGGCCGTTAACCGGCGGGAGGACCTCATCGTCCGGTCCGGAGAGGTCCGGAGGCTCGCCCCCCCCCTGGACGCGACGCGACAATTCCTCTTCAGCCACTCCCTCAAGCTCCGCGAGGTCTCGGCAGGGGGGTGCAACGCCTGCGAGGCCGACACCAACGTCCTCTCCACCGTCGGCTTTGACCTGGGGCGCTTCGGCATCCAGTTCGTTGCCTCCCCCCGCCATGCCGACGGCATCTTCATCACCGGCCCGGTTACCGAGAACATGCACCTCGCCCTCCTCAAGACCTGGGAGGCGATCCCCGAGCCGAAAATCGCCATCGCCGCCGGGGCCTGCGCCATCAACGGTGGTCCCTTCATCGACTCCCCCGATGTTCACAACGGCGCCGACGGCCTCATCCCCATCGACCTCTACATCCCCGGCTGTCCACCCCACCCCCTCACCATCCTCGACGGTCTCCTGCGGATCTTGGGGAGGCTGGAGGAGTAG
- a CDS encoding IclR family transcriptional regulator, giving the protein MQKKDKSDYMILAVSHALDLLEQFHGEGVSELGVTELAKRLRLHKNNVFRLLATLEARGYVEQNRVTGNYRLGLKTLEIRQTMIRQMALLPYAKPVLEELVRECDETAYVSILKENLSIYLYGVESRATVRVVSRLGSRLPAYCTAAGKVMLASLSEPKLERYLARKELVPFTPNTITDATRLREHLKEIAAAGYAIDNEELEIGVRGVAAPIRDYRTETVGAVIISGPTMRFSDERVAAELVPLAQKAAETISVKLGYSGAAAE; this is encoded by the coding sequence GTGCAGAAAAAAGACAAATCCGATTACATGATTCTTGCCGTCTCCCACGCCCTCGATCTCCTGGAGCAGTTCCACGGAGAAGGGGTGTCCGAGCTCGGCGTAACCGAACTGGCAAAGCGGCTCAGGCTCCACAAGAACAACGTATTCCGGCTCCTGGCCACCCTGGAGGCCCGGGGGTACGTGGAACAGAACCGGGTCACCGGCAACTACCGGCTCGGACTCAAAACCCTTGAGATCCGCCAGACCATGATCCGCCAGATGGCGCTCCTCCCCTACGCAAAACCGGTTCTTGAGGAATTGGTCAGGGAATGCGATGAAACCGCTTACGTTTCCATCCTTAAGGAAAACCTGAGCATCTACCTCTACGGGGTCGAAAGCCGTGCCACGGTCCGGGTCGTCTCCCGACTCGGTTCCCGGCTGCCCGCTTACTGCACCGCCGCCGGGAAGGTGATGCTCGCTTCCCTCTCCGAACCGAAGCTTGAGCGTTACCTGGCCCGCAAGGAACTGGTCCCCTTCACTCCCAACACCATCACCGACGCCACCCGGCTCCGGGAGCACCTGAAGGAAATCGCCGCCGCCGGCTACGCCATCGACAACGAGGAGCTTGAAATCGGAGTCCGGGGGGTGGCTGCCCCCATCCGCGACTACCGGACTGAAACGGTCGGGGCGGTCATCATCTCAGGGCCGACCATGAGGTTCTCCGACGAGCGCGTCGCCGCAGAACTGGTCCCCCTGGCCCAGAAAGCCGCCGAAACCATCTCCGTAAAACTCGGCTATAGCGGGGCCGCAGCGGAATAG
- a CDS encoding NADH-quinone oxidoreductase subunit C, whose amino-acid sequence MTRTFSLTCLRNGEAVPVASVPLLPLEQFLQDIIDATDRGWRVASCFGVPTDAGATLWCLMAAPNDGLLGLMRTEAGMAFPSICRLVPQLHLFEREIAEQCGITPEAHPWPKPVRFHHPFMPSRKGLGGKVAGDTDYYRVEGEEIHEVAVGPVHAGIIEPGHFRFQCHGEEVFSLEIALGYQHRGVEEGILKGPHPKTLFQMETIAGDTTIGHTLAYAMVMEALGGTVPSARAEIIRAISLELERLANHTGDLGALAGDVAYLPTASFCGRIRGDFLNMTAHICGSRFGRGIVRPGGVGFDVGERQAGELLDRLAAASDDLENAVGLLWDTQSVMARFEGTGKVSQETAREIGLVGPAARACGIDRDVRRDTPFGIYGVSPVAVAVEENGDVFARAHVRWREAEASLHFVAEQLRQLPAGPPVTNTATPAPDSVAVALTEGWRGEICHVAITDGTGRFARYKVVDPSFHNWTGLALALRNQQISDFPLCNKSFNLSYCGFDL is encoded by the coding sequence GTGACCCGCACCTTCTCCCTCACCTGCCTGCGCAACGGAGAGGCGGTGCCGGTGGCCTCGGTGCCGCTCCTTCCCCTCGAACAGTTCCTCCAGGATATTATCGACGCCACCGACCGTGGATGGCGGGTCGCCTCCTGTTTCGGGGTCCCCACCGACGCCGGCGCCACCCTCTGGTGCCTCATGGCCGCCCCCAACGACGGGCTTCTGGGGCTCATGCGAACCGAGGCGGGAATGGCCTTTCCCTCCATCTGCCGTCTCGTCCCCCAACTCCACCTTTTCGAGCGGGAGATCGCCGAACAGTGCGGCATCACCCCCGAGGCCCACCCCTGGCCCAAGCCGGTCCGGTTCCACCACCCCTTCATGCCGTCACGTAAAGGTTTAGGCGGGAAAGTGGCGGGTGACACCGACTACTACCGGGTGGAGGGGGAGGAGATCCACGAGGTGGCGGTGGGACCGGTCCACGCAGGGATCATCGAGCCGGGGCATTTCCGCTTCCAGTGCCACGGCGAAGAGGTCTTCAGCCTGGAGATTGCCCTCGGCTACCAGCACCGGGGGGTTGAGGAGGGCATCCTGAAGGGCCCCCACCCGAAAACCCTCTTCCAGATGGAGACCATCGCCGGCGACACCACCATCGGCCACACCCTGGCCTATGCCATGGTCATGGAGGCGCTCGGGGGGACGGTTCCGTCGGCCCGGGCCGAGATCATCCGGGCCATCTCCCTGGAACTGGAACGGCTCGCCAACCACACCGGCGACCTGGGGGCACTGGCCGGGGATGTGGCCTATCTTCCCACCGCCTCCTTCTGCGGCCGGATCAGGGGGGATTTCCTCAACATGACGGCCCATATCTGTGGAAGCCGTTTCGGCAGGGGTATCGTACGCCCCGGCGGGGTCGGTTTCGACGTGGGCGAACGGCAGGCGGGCGAGCTCCTCGATCGGCTCGCCGCCGCGAGCGACGATCTGGAAAATGCGGTGGGGCTCCTCTGGGACACCCAGTCGGTCATGGCCCGCTTCGAGGGGACAGGAAAGGTGAGTCAGGAGACGGCCCGGGAGATCGGCCTCGTGGGTCCGGCGGCCCGGGCATGCGGTATCGACCGGGACGTGCGGCGGGATACCCCCTTCGGCATCTACGGCGTGAGTCCGGTGGCCGTGGCTGTTGAGGAAAACGGTGACGTCTTTGCCCGGGCCCATGTCCGCTGGCGCGAGGCGGAGGCCTCCCTCCACTTCGTAGCGGAGCAACTCCGCCAGTTGCCGGCCGGCCCTCCTGTGACGAATACCGCCACCCCTGCGCCGGACAGCGTGGCCGTGGCTCTCACCGAGGGGTGGCGGGGTGAGATCTGCCACGTTGCCATCACCGACGGCACCGGCCGTTTTGCCCGCTACAAGGTGGTCGACCCGTCGTTCCACAACTGGACCGGACTCGCCCTGGCCCTGCGGAATCAGCAGATTTCCGACTTCCCCCTCTGCAACAAGAGTTTTAATCTCTCCTACTGCGGGTTCGATTTGTGA
- a CDS encoding proton-conducting transporter membrane subunit: MITGILLIPLLGAITAWLIPSDRSRPWVLPVVGTLHLALTIEAALTPTSPSVGMWLHLDAIGKLVLLSVSLLFFASGLYAVEYLAYRRERPNRLLCAMLPVCLSAMTLVAFAHHLGLLWVAIETTTLTMTPLLYFNRNARSIEATWKYMLICSVGIALALLGLLFLAYSTVVARIEPTLLLEPLVANARLLSPAWLKAAFVFLLVGYGTKMGLAPLHTWKPDAYGEAPGLVGGLLAGGLVTCSFVGLLRAYQVCVAANGTTFHRDALVLMGLLSMATAAVFMARQADFKRMLAYSSVEHVGILAVALGLGKGALAGALLHLVNNSLTKGVLFLAAANIHRSYNSKRCEQVRGALRRLPWSGGLFLAGFFAVTGSPPFGLFVSEFSIISSAMTQGGEWIGGLILFFLAAIFLGMARTVLPVVMGESSRIEHTGYRDRFLTVVPPLILMGVVLMLGIWIPEPLSRLITEGAALLGGNVP; the protein is encoded by the coding sequence ATGATTACCGGCATCCTCCTCATACCGCTTCTGGGCGCCATCACGGCCTGGCTCATCCCTTCTGACCGGAGCCGTCCCTGGGTGCTTCCCGTCGTCGGGACGCTCCACCTGGCCCTGACGATCGAGGCGGCACTCACCCCCACATCCCCTTCGGTGGGGATGTGGCTCCACCTGGACGCCATCGGGAAGCTCGTACTCCTCTCCGTGAGCCTTCTCTTTTTCGCATCCGGGCTCTATGCCGTGGAATATCTCGCCTACCGCCGGGAACGGCCGAACCGCCTCCTCTGCGCCATGCTACCGGTCTGCCTTTCGGCCATGACGCTCGTGGCCTTTGCCCACCACCTGGGGCTCCTCTGGGTGGCCATCGAGACGACCACCCTCACCATGACCCCCCTCCTCTACTTCAACCGCAACGCCCGCTCCATCGAGGCCACCTGGAAGTACATGCTCATCTGCTCCGTGGGGATCGCCCTGGCGCTCCTGGGGCTCCTCTTCCTGGCCTACTCCACCGTGGTGGCCCGGATCGAACCGACGCTTCTCCTGGAACCCCTGGTGGCGAACGCGCGGCTCCTCTCCCCCGCCTGGCTCAAGGCGGCTTTCGTGTTTCTCCTCGTGGGCTACGGGACCAAGATGGGGCTCGCGCCGCTCCACACCTGGAAGCCCGACGCCTACGGCGAAGCGCCCGGACTCGTGGGGGGGCTCCTGGCCGGAGGGCTCGTGACCTGCTCCTTCGTGGGGCTCCTGCGGGCCTACCAGGTCTGCGTGGCAGCCAACGGGACGACCTTCCACCGGGACGCCCTTGTCCTCATGGGCCTCCTCTCCATGGCCACGGCCGCCGTCTTCATGGCACGCCAGGCCGACTTCAAGCGGATGCTCGCCTACTCCAGCGTGGAGCATGTGGGGATCCTGGCCGTGGCCCTGGGGCTCGGCAAAGGGGCTCTGGCCGGGGCACTCCTCCATCTGGTGAACAACAGCCTCACCAAGGGGGTCCTCTTCCTGGCCGCCGCCAACATCCACCGTTCCTACAACAGCAAACGGTGCGAGCAGGTGCGGGGAGCACTGCGGCGTCTCCCCTGGTCGGGAGGGCTCTTCCTGGCCGGGTTCTTCGCCGTCACCGGCTCTCCCCCCTTCGGCCTCTTCGTGAGCGAATTCTCCATCATCTCCAGCGCCATGACCCAAGGAGGAGAGTGGATCGGCGGTCTCATCCTCTTTTTTCTGGCCGCCATTTTCCTCGGCATGGCGCGCACGGTCCTGCCGGTGGTGATGGGGGAATCGAGCCGCATCGAACATACCGGTTACCGGGACCGCTTCCTCACGGTGGTGCCGCCGCTCATTCTTATGGGAGTCGTCCTCATGCTCGGTATCTGGATACCGGAACCACTCAGCCGCCTCATTACGGAAGGAGCGGCCCTATTAGGAGGAAACGTGCCGTGA
- a CDS encoding respiratory chain complex I subunit 1 family protein — protein MVDAVIHILITLLMPPLLLGVINRTKAIFAGRTGPPLFQAYYDLAKLVRKGSVFSETTSWVFRAGPVAGLAATLVASLLIPLGEHRPPLSFSGDMILFAYLFGLARFCTTAAALDTGSSFEGMGAAREATFACLAEPALFFSLAVLARLSGSLSLTPMLTGTAATSWLSAGASLLLLVGSLFIVLLAENCRVPFDDPTTHLELTMIHEVMVLDHSGPLFGAILYGAALKLFVLGALFTDIALPYATGIPVVDWVLFVIAMMMLAVGIGMVESVMARLRLPKVPQMLAAACILAAFSLLLVLR, from the coding sequence ATGGTCGACGCCGTTATCCATATCCTGATTACCCTGCTCATGCCGCCGCTGCTGCTCGGGGTGATCAACCGGACCAAGGCCATCTTTGCAGGCCGCACCGGTCCACCGCTTTTTCAAGCGTACTACGACCTGGCAAAGCTCGTGCGCAAGGGGTCGGTCTTCAGCGAAACCACGAGCTGGGTCTTCCGGGCGGGACCAGTGGCGGGCCTGGCGGCAACGCTTGTGGCCTCGCTCCTGATCCCCCTCGGGGAGCACCGCCCCCCTCTCTCTTTCAGCGGCGACATGATCCTCTTCGCCTATCTCTTCGGGCTGGCCCGCTTCTGCACCACGGCGGCGGCCCTGGATACCGGTTCCAGCTTCGAGGGGATGGGGGCGGCCCGGGAGGCCACCTTCGCCTGCCTGGCCGAGCCGGCCCTCTTCTTCTCCCTGGCGGTGCTGGCACGGCTCTCCGGCTCCCTCTCCCTGACCCCCATGCTGACCGGGACTGCCGCCACCTCCTGGCTTTCGGCCGGCGCATCGCTCCTCCTGCTGGTGGGAAGCCTCTTCATCGTGCTCCTGGCCGAGAACTGCCGGGTCCCTTTCGACGACCCCACCACCCACCTGGAACTGACCATGATCCACGAGGTGATGGTGCTCGACCACAGCGGCCCCCTCTTCGGCGCCATCCTCTACGGGGCGGCCCTGAAACTCTTCGTGCTGGGTGCCCTGTTCACCGACATCGCCCTCCCCTATGCCACCGGCATCCCCGTGGTGGACTGGGTCCTCTTCGTGATCGCCATGATGATGCTGGCCGTGGGGATCGGCATGGTGGAATCGGTCATGGCACGGCTGCGGCTCCCCAAGGTCCCCCAGATGCTGGCGGCGGCCTGCATCCTGGCGGCGTTTTCGCTGCTCCTGGTGCTGAGGTAG